CGGCACGGCCGTCAGCGTGCTGTCCACGCAGCATGCCGTGGCGGGCCCGGCGCGCGGATGCGGCCCGTGGTCGCGTGCATCTCGGAGGCGACCGTGGGGATCGCGGCCGAGCGGGGGCTGCCGATGCTGCTGGGGATGCACATCGGGGACGCGGAGAAGGCCGCGCTGGTCGCCGAGTACGGGGCGCGTGGCGGTACGGCCCGCGACCACCTCGCCGCCGGGGTCGCGTACGTGGCCGACTCCACGGCGGAGGCGGTACGCGAGATCAAGGAGTCATTGCCCCGGTGGCTGGGGCCGGGGCTGGCCGGGTACGTGCCGGTGGACGGCCGGCCCAGACCTTCACGCCATATCCCGGAATATGTGGACTTGCTGACCAGGATCCATCCCGTCGGGTCGGCCGAGCACTGCGCCGAGTCGATCCTGCGTACCGCTGAGGTCACCGGGATCGACCGGTTCATCCTGCTGGTCGAGGGGCTGGGGGAGCACCGGCGGACGTTGGAGAACGTGCGGCGGTTGGGGGCCGAGGTGCTGCCGATGCTGCGCCGGTGACCCCGGCTGTGCTCAAAAGGGGCCACCGGCGCGCGCGGGTCAGCAGTCCACCAGCTCCGGCTGCTGGTTGAGGATCTGAGCCCGCGCGGTGACGAAGTCGCCCAGGGCCTTGGTGGCCGCCGGGTCGAAGACGGCGACCCGGTGGCAGTTCTGGAAGGCCAGGCGGACCCCGTAGTGGCGCTCCAGCGCGCCGCGCATCGCGTCGCTGGCCAGGCAGCGCAGGAGCTGGCCTCGGGCCTCCTCCGACGGCGGTGGCACCTGGTTGTCGGCGAACTCTGCTCCGGTCTGCTCGCGCTGCTCGACCAGCTCGCTGATCAGCGACCACGCGTACGGGAGCGAGTCGCGGACGCACGCGAGGAATGCCGCGTCGTCCACGTCACCGGCTCTGGCCTGGTCGAGCAGATCGTTCGGAACGGTCAGCGACATGCTGTCTCCTCTCGAAAGGGATCAAATGTGACGCTATGCGGGGACATGCTCTTGCTCCAGATGGCTTGAGGGGGGCAGTCAGGGGCCGTACACGAAATCCGGGTCTATCTGCGAGGCCAGGTCGAGGCCGGTCCGCTCGTTGCCCCACGCGCGGGCGTTGCGCAGGTGGAACTCCACGGTCTGCCGGCCGAAGCGCTCCCAGTCCTTGTCCTGCTCGTCGACGGCCTTGTGCAGCACGGCCAGCGCGTCGGCGTTGGCCGGCTCCAGGTCGTCGAGGGTGAAGTGGCGGCCCTGCTCCATGGCGCGCACGGCGGCCGAGTGCTCCATCCAGGTGATCAGGTCGTCGCCCGCGTGCCCGCGCAGGAAGTCGACGTCGGACTGGCTGTGGACCTTGTTGCCGACCACGGCGAGCGCGACGCCGTACGAGGCGGCGTGGTCGCGGTACTGCCGGTAGACGCCCACGCCCTGCCTGGTCGGCTCGGCGACGAGGAACGTCAGGTCGAACCGGGTGAAGAGCCCGGAGGCGAAGGAGTCGGCGCCCGCGGTCATGTCGACCACGACGTACTCGCCGGGACCGTCGACCAGGTGGTTGAGCAGCAGCTCCACCGCGCCCACCTTCGAGTGGTAGCAGGCCACGCCCAGGTCGTCCTCGCTGAACGGGCCCGTCGCCAGCAGGCGCAGGCCCTCGGGCGTGGTCAGCGCGTACGGGTCGGCGGCCAGGTCGTCGAAGCTCAGCAGCCGCGAGCCGCGGCCGGGCGGGGTCGTCTTGAGCATGGCGTCGGCGGAGGGGATGAGCGGGTTGTCGCCGCGCAGCCGCTCCTTGATCTCGGTGAGGTGGGCCCCGAGCGGCTCCGGCTGCCGGTCGAGGCCGAGCACCATGGCCAGGTGCTGGTTGATGTCGGCGTCGATGGCCACCACCGGCCCGCCCTGCCGCGCCACGTGCCGGGCGAACAGCGCGGACATCGTCGTCTTGCCGCTGCCGCCCTTTCCGACGAACGCCACTCTCACGGCCCCTCCATGCGAGTATGAAAACCGTTTCCATTTCAGGTCGGCACCATCATGCCACACTGTGCGCATGCGCGATGACGAATTGGCCCGGGGCGTGCGTCTACGGGAGGAGGGCAAGCCGGAGGAGGCCAGGGAGGTGCTGGTCGAGCTGGCGCGCCGGCATCCGGACGACGCTGAGGTGGCCTACCAGGCGGCGTGGGTGCACGACGTCCTCGGCCTGGAGACCGAGGCGGTGCCGTACTACGAGAGGGCCCTGGCGGGCAAGGAGCTGAGTGATCGGCTGGGGGCGTACACCGGCTACGGCAGCACGTTGCGCGGGCTCGGGCGGTATGACCAGGCGCTGGAGACGTTCGTCAAGGCGCTGGAGGAGTTCCCCGGCGACGCGGCGTTGCGCACGTTCATGGCGATGACGCTCTACAACCTCGGCCGCTCCCGCGACGCGGTCTCGACGTTGCTCAAGGTGGTCGCCGAGTCGGGCCAGGTCGGCGGTTACCGGCGGGCTGTCGAGTACTACGCGGACCGCCTGGATGAGACGTTCTAGGCGCAGGTCGCGTCGAGGTTGACCGGGCTGTCCAGGCTCGGGGTCCGTGCCGGGTGACCGGCCGAGGGGCGCTCCTCCAGGGCGTCGGCGACCTTGCGGCGGATCAGGGACCAGTCGGGGTACGCCGTGTTGATCAGTGGCGGCACGAAGCTGAGGCTGCGGACCTTCGCGTCCTTGACCTTCTGTGACAGGTCCACGACGGCCGGCAGCACCTCCTGCGGGAGATCGGTGGAGATGGCCCGCTTGGTGGCTATGGCCAGCCGCTCGAAGCTGTTGAGCACGGTCATCGGCTCGGCCTGCTTGGCGACCGCGTTGAGCAGGCACTTCTGGCGGCCCATGCGGACGTAGTCGTCGCTGTCGGTACGCGAGCGGCCGTACCAGAGGGCCTCCTCGCCGGACAGCCTGCGGGTGCCGGCCGGCAGGAGGCCCTCGCGGTACTTGCCGTACACGATGGGCTCCTTGATGGTGACCTTCACGCCACCCATGGCGTCGATGA
The nucleotide sequence above comes from Nonomuraea helvata. Encoded proteins:
- a CDS encoding LLM class flavin-dependent oxidoreductase, yielding MREARSRSPQGAEESLHVLRRAPRRHPGGGRARQDLADRARHGRQRAVHAACRGGPGARMRPVVACISEATVGIAAERGLPMLLGMHIGDAEKAALVAEYGARGGTARDHLAAGVAYVADSTAEAVREIKESLPRWLGPGLAGYVPVDGRPRPSRHIPEYVDLLTRIHPVGSAEHCAESILRTAEVTGIDRFILLVEGLGEHRRTLENVRRLGAEVLPMLRR
- a CDS encoding SCO5389 family protein yields the protein MSLTVPNDLLDQARAGDVDDAAFLACVRDSLPYAWSLISELVEQREQTGAEFADNQVPPPSEEARGQLLRCLASDAMRGALERHYGVRLAFQNCHRVAVFDPAATKALGDFVTARAQILNQQPELVDC
- a CDS encoding ATP-binding protein — protein: MRVAFVGKGGSGKTTMSALFARHVARQGGPVVAIDADINQHLAMVLGLDRQPEPLGAHLTEIKERLRGDNPLIPSADAMLKTTPPGRGSRLLSFDDLAADPYALTTPEGLRLLATGPFSEDDLGVACYHSKVGAVELLLNHLVDGPGEYVVVDMTAGADSFASGLFTRFDLTFLVAEPTRQGVGVYRQYRDHAASYGVALAVVGNKVHSQSDVDFLRGHAGDDLITWMEHSAAVRAMEQGRHFTLDDLEPANADALAVLHKAVDEQDKDWERFGRQTVEFHLRNARAWGNERTGLDLASQIDPDFVYGP
- a CDS encoding tetratricopeptide repeat protein; the encoded protein is MRDDELARGVRLREEGKPEEAREVLVELARRHPDDAEVAYQAAWVHDVLGLETEAVPYYERALAGKELSDRLGAYTGYGSTLRGLGRYDQALETFVKALEEFPGDAALRTFMAMTLYNLGRSRDAVSTLLKVVAESGQVGGYRRAVEYYADRLDETF